Proteins from one Penaeus vannamei isolate JL-2024 chromosome 8, ASM4276789v1, whole genome shotgun sequence genomic window:
- the LOC113806173 gene encoding uncharacterized protein has protein sequence MKIILLCGLLGTISAEILPSSTYGAPNGGFSNGFGFGAANGASNGFGAPSNGYSAPSNSYGLPNGGYGVDPEIAALSENIPGGGVPGEDYPILASVPDTGFSCDAQAVQGYYADTAAEAGCQVFHICQDRALRRQQDSFLCPNGTIFNQQYLVCDWWFNVDCSQAESFYSVNELIGVVPDAGYAYAAATNGLLNGNGYGSNGNGGNGANGRNGNGATNGNGYRSNGNGNGANGFNGNGRNGYAANGNGNGVSNGNGRNGYGSNGNGANGVNGNGLNGNGYGSNGNGFGRSSLNGNGNGANGNGNGNGNGVNGNGNGYNGNGANGNGSGNGYNGNGNGNGVNGNGNGNGVNGNGNRYNGNGGNGNGNGHNGNGLNGNGRSAFNGNGNGYNGNGFNGNGNGNGVPAAPSASYGAPF, from the exons atgaaaataatacttCTTTGTG GTTTGCTGGGCACTATCTCTGCTGAGATACTGCCATCCAGCACCTACGGAGCCCCGAACGGAGGGTTCTCAAACGGTTTTGGCTTTGGAGCTGCGAACGGAGCCTCAAACGGTTTCGGTGCCCCAAGCAATGGTTACTCTGCACCAAGCAACTCCTATGGACTGCCAAATGGCGGATACGGAGTAGACCCTGAGATCGCCGCTCTCAGTGAGAACATTCCAGGGGGCGGCGTCCCCGGCGAGGACTACCCCATCTTGGCTTCCGTGCCCGACACCGGCTTCTCCTGCGATGCCCAGGCGGTGCAAGGTTATTACGCCGACACTGCAGCTGAAGCCGGCTGCCAGGTGTTCCATATCTGCCAGGACCGCGCCCTCAGGCGCCAACAGGACTCCTTCCTGTGCCCCAACGGCACCATCTTCAACCAGCAGTACCTGGTATGTGACTGGTGGTTCAACGTGGACTGTTCTCAAGCTGAGAGCTTCTACTCCGTCAACGAGCTCATCGGAGTCGTTCCCGACGCCGGTTATGCTTATGCTGCCGCCACCAACGGCCTCCTCAACGGAAACGGATATGGATCCAACGGCAACGGAGGGAATGGAGCTAACGGAAGGAATGGCAACGGAGCCACCAATGGAAACGGATATCGCTcaaacggcaacggcaacggtgCCAATGGCTTCAATGGCAACGGCAGAAACGGCTATGCTGCTAATGGCAACGGCAACGGAGTCTCCAATGGCAATGGCAGGAACGGCTATGGTTCTAATGGCAACGGAGCGAACGGTGTCAATGGAAATGGTCTCAACGGCAATGGATATGGATCTAATGGAAACGGCTTCGGAAGAAGCTCACtgaatggcaatggcaatggtgcaaatggaaatggtaatggaaaCGGCAATGGtgttaatggcaatggaaatgggTACAACGGCAATGGTGCAAATGGTAATGGCAGTGGAAACGgatataatggtaatggaaacggCAATGGCGTTAATGGCAATGGAAACGGCAATGGCgttaatggcaatggaaatagaTACAATGGAAAtggtggaaatggaaatggaaacggTCATAACGGCAATGGCCTTAATGGAAATGGAAGAAGCGCCTTCAACGGCAATGGGAACGGATACAACGGCAATGGCTTCAATGGCAATGGGAACGGCAACGGAGTCCCTGCCGCCCCTTCTGCCTCCTACGGCGCTCCTTTCTAA
- the LOC113806160 gene encoding uncharacterized PE-PGRS family protein PE_PGRS20-like — protein sequence MRITILFGLVAIASAEVLPPTSYGAPNGGFSNGFGAANGASNGFGAPSNGYSAPSNSYGLPNGGYGVDPEIAALSENIPGGGVPGEDYPILASVPDTGFSCDAQAVQGYYADTAAEAGCQVFHICQDRALRRQQDSFLCPNGTIFNQQYLVCDWWFNVDCSQAESFYSVNELIGVVPDAGYAYAAATNGILNGNGNGYGSNGNGGNGNGRNGANGYGSNGNGRNGNGATNGNGYRSNGNGNGANGFNGNGRNGYAANGNGNGVSNGNGRNGYGSNGNGANGVNGNGLNGNGYGSNGNGFGRSSLNGNGNGNNGNGANGNANGVNGKLNGNGNGVNGNGNGYNGNGVNGNGNGYNGNGAIGNGNGNGNGVNGNGNGANGNGNGYNGNGVNGNGNGVNGKLNGNGRSALNGNGNGYNGNGVNGNGNGNGINGNGNGYNGNGVNGNGNGNGVNGNGNGNGANGNGNGYNGNGVNGNGNGINGNGRSALNGNGNGYNGNGNGVNGNGNGNGIGINGNGNGYNGNGNGVNGNGNGINGKLNGNGRSALNGNGNGASALPSSSYGVPSAPF from the exons ATGAGAATAACCATCTTGTTTG GTCTGGTGGCCATCGCATCGGCCGAGGTATTGCCTCCCACCTCCTATGGAGCCCCGAACGGAGGGTTCTCCAACGGTTTTGGAGCTGCGAACGGAGCCTCAAACGGTTTCGGTGCCCCAAGCAATGGTTACTCAGCACCAAGCAACTCCTATGGACTGCCAAATGGCGGATACGGAGTAGACCCTGAGATCGCCGCTCTCAGTGAGAACATTCCAGGGGGCGGCGTCCCCGGCGAGGACTACCCCATCTTGGCTTCCGTGCCCGACACCGGATTCTCCTGCGATGCCCAGGCGGTGCAAGGTTATTACGCCGACACTGCAGCTGAAGCCGGCTGCCAGGTGTTCCATATCTGCCAGGACCGCGCCCTCAGGCGCCAACAGGACTCCTTCCTGTGCCCCAACGGTACCATCTTCAACCAGCAGTACCTGGTATGTGACTGGTGGTTCAACGTGGACTGTTCTCAAGCTGAGAGCTTCTACTCCGTCAACGAGCTCATCGGAGTCGTTCCCGACGCCGGTTATGCTTATGCTGCCGCCACCAACGGCATCCTCAACGGAAACGGAAACGGTTACGGATCCAACGGCAACGGAGGGAACGGAAACGGAAGGAACGGAGCTAACGGATACGGTTCCAATGGGAACGGAAGGAATGGCAACGGAGCCACCAATGGAAACGGATATCGCTcaaacggcaacggcaacggtgCCAATGGCTTCAACGGCAACGGCAGGAACGGCTACGCTGCTAATGGCAACGGCAACGGAGTCTCCAATGGCAACGGCAGGAACGGCTATGGTTCTAATGGCAACGGAGCGAACGGTGTCAATGGAAATGGTCTCAACGGCAATGGATATGGATCTAATGGCAACGGTTTCGGAAGAAGCTCACTGAATGGCAACGGCAACGGAAACAACGGGAATGGTGCAAATGGAAATGCCAATGGTGTTAATGGCAAACTCAATGGCAACGGCAATGGCgttaatggcaatggaaatggaTACAACGGCAATGGTGTTAATGGAAATGGGAACGGATACAATGGCAATGGTGCAATTGGAAATGGTAATGGAAACGGTAATGGCGTTAATGGTAACGGTAACGGTGCTAATGGTAATGGAAACGGGTATAACGGCAATGGTGTAAATGGAAATGGCAATGGTGTTAATGGCAAACTCAACGGCAATGGAAGAAGCGCCCTGAATGGCAATGGAAATGGGTACAACGGCAATGGtgttaatggtaatggcaatggtaatggtattaatggCAATGGAAACGGGTACAATGGCAATGGTGTTAATGGTAATGGCAACGGCAATGGTGTTAATGGTAATGGAAACGGTAACGGTGCTAATGGTAATGGAAACGGGTATAACGGCAATGGTGTTAATGGAAATGGCAATGGCATTAACGGCAACGGAAGAAGTGCCCTGAATGGCAATGGAAACGGGtacaatggtaatggcaatggtgTTAATGGTAATGGCAACGGCAATGGTATTGGTATTAATGGCAATGGAAACGGGTACAACGGCAACGGCAATGGTGTTAATGGAAATGGCAACGGCATTAACGGCAAACTCAACGGCAACGGAAGAAGCGCCCTGAATGGCAACGGCAACGGCGCCTCCGCCCTGCCGTCCAGCTCCTACGGTGTCCCCAGCGCCCCCTTCTGA
- the LOC113806172 gene encoding uncharacterized protein, which yields MKCENPFSCQEKNVVMHYFHGGSCSEWAGIPGGCVPGEDYPILASVPDTGFSCDAQAVQGYYADTAAEAGCQVFHICQDRALRRQQDSFLCPNGTIFNQQYLVCDWWFNVDCSQAESFYSVNELIGVDPDATGYAYGPAANGNGNGANGRQNGNGNGRTNGRNGNGYGSNGNGVNGNGSAGNGNNGYGANGSGINGNGSNGNGRGGYSSNGNGLNGNGNGINGNGNGNGAGVPPQAYGAPF from the exons ATGAAATGCGAGAACCCATTTTCATGTCAAGAAAAGAATGTAGTGATGCACTATTTTCACGGGGGTTCCTGCAGCGAGTGGGCGGG CATTCCCGGGGGCTGCGTCCCCGGCGAGGATTACCCCATCTTGGCTTCCGTGCCCGACACTGGATTCTCCTGCGATGCCCAGGCGGTGCAAGGTTATTACGCCGACACTGCAGCTGAAGCCGGCTGCCAGGTGTTCCATATCTGCCAGGACCGCGCCCTCAGGCGCCAACAGGACTCCTTCCTGTGCCCCAACGGTACCATCTTCAACCAGCAGTACCTGGTATGTGACTGGTGGTTCAACGTGGACTGTTCTCAAGCTGAGAGCTTCTACTCCGTCAACGAGCTCATCGGAGTCGATCCCGATGCCACCGGATACGCCTATGGACCTGCTGCTAATGGCAACGGCAACGGAGCTAATGGAAGACAAAATGGTAATGGAAACGGTCGCACGAACGGCAGGAACGGAAACGGATACGGCTCTAACGGCAACGGAGTCAATGGAAACGGATCCGCTGGAAATGGAAACAATGGTTATGGTGCTAATGGCAGTGGTATCAACGGCAATGGCTCGAACGGCAATGGCAGGGGTGGCTATAGCTCCAATGGCAATGGTCTCAACGGCAACGGAAACGGAATCAACGGCAACGGAAACGGCAACGGGGCAGGCGTCCCCCCCCAGGCCTACGGCGCCCCCTTCTGA
- the LOC113806158 gene encoding pro-resilin, with amino-acid sequence MKVFILSVLLGLAISDKLPSNTYGVPNGGIGASNGASGNGFGASGNGFGSAANGFGAPNNRYGAPTNGYGQDDEVAALAESIPGGGVPGEDYPILASVPDTGFSCDAQAVQGYYADTAAEAGCQVFHICQDRALRRQQDSFLCPNGTIFNQQYLVCDWWFNVDCSQAESFYSVNELIGVDPDATGYVYGPAANGNGNGANGRQNGNGNGRTNGRNGNGYGSNGNGVNGNGSAGNGNNGYGANGSGINGNGSNGNGRGGYSSNGNGLNGNGNGINGNGNGNGAGVPSQAYGAPF; translated from the exons ATGAAGGTTTTCATTCTCTCCG TACTTTTGGGCCTCGCCATCTCGGACAAGCTCCCTTCCAACACCTATGGTGTCCCGAATGGAGGGATTGGAGCTTCCAACGGAGCCTCGGGAAACGGATTCGGAGCATCGGGTAACGGATTTGGATCAGCAGCTAACGGATTCGGAGCTCCAAACAATAGATATGGAGCACCAACTAACGGATATGGACAGGACGACGAAGTAGCGGCTCTGGCCGAGAGCATTCCAGGGGGCGGCGTCCCCGGCGAGGACTACCCCATCTTGGCTTCCGTGCCCGACACCGGCTTCTCCTGCGATGCCCAGGCGGTGCAAGGTTATTACGCCGACACTGCAGCTGAAGCCGGCTGCCAGGTGTTCCATATCTGCCAGGACCGCGCCCTCAGGCGCCAACAGGACTCCTTCCTGTGCCCCAACGGTACCATCTTCAACCAGCAGTACCTGGTATGTGACTGGTGGTTCAACGTGGACTGTTCTCAAGCTGAGAGCTTCTACTCCGTCAACGAGCTCATCGGAGTCGATCCCGACGCCACCGGATACGTCTATGGACCTGCTGCTAATGGCAACGGCAACGGAGCTAATGGAAGACAAAATGGTAATGGAAACGGTCGCACGAACGGCAGGAACGGAAACGGATACGGCTCTAACGGCAACGGAGTCAATGGAAACGGATCCGCTGGAAATGGAAACAATGGTTATGGTGCTAATGGCAGTGGTATCAACGGCAATGGCTCGAACGGCAATGGCAGGGGTGGCTATAGCTCCAATGGCAATGGTctcaacggcaacggcaacggaaTCAACGGCAACGGAAACGGCAACGGGGCAGGCGTCCCCTCCCAGGCCTACGGCGCCCCCTTCTGA
- the LOC113806159 gene encoding pupal cuticle protein 36-like: MRAFVLLVAVGIAAADLPSTSYGVPNGGAGASGSGFGASGSGFGASGNGFGASGNGFGAAGNGFGASGNGFGAAGNGPSNGYGYGQDDEVAALAESIPGGGVPGEDYPILASVPDTGFSCDAQAVQGYYADTAAEAGCQVFHICQDRALRRQQDSFLCPNGTIFNQQYLVCDWWFNVDCSQAESFYSVNELIGVVPDAGYAYGAAVNGNGNGFNGRNGNGANGNGRKNGNGANGNGVNGSGSNGYGSNGNGIAGNGNGSGSNGNGFNGNGSNGNGVSNGNGNGSPVAPSTSYGAPF, from the exons ATGAGGGCCTTTGTTCTACTCG TGGCTGTCGGCATCGCCGCCGCAGACCTTCCTTCCACCAGCTACGGCGTCCCCAACGGAGGAGCTGGAGCTTCGGGTAGCGGATTCGGAGCCTCAGGTAGCGGATTCGGAGCCTCAGGTAACGGATTCGGAGCCTCGGGTAACGGATTCGGAGCCGCCGGTAACGGATTCGGAGCCTCGGGTAACGGATTCGGAGCCGCCGGCAACGGACCAAGCAACGGCTATGGCTACGGACAGGACGACGAAGTAGCGGCTCTGGCCGAGAGCATTCCCGGGGGCGGCGTCCCCGGCGAGGACTACCCCATCTTGGCTTCCGTGCCCGACACCGGATTCTCCTGCGATGCCCAGGCGGTGCAAGGTTATTACGCCGACACTGCAGCTGAAGCCGGCTGCCAGGTGTTCCATATCTGCCAGGACCGCGCCCTCAGGCGCCAACAGGACTCCTTCCTGTGCCCCAACGGTACCATCTTCAACCAGCAGTACCTGGTATGTGACTGGTGGTTCAACGTGGACTGTTCTCAAGCTGAGAGCTTCTACTCCGTCAACGAGCTCATCGGAGTCGTTCCCGACGCCGGATACGCCTATGGCGCAGCCGTTAATGGCAACGGCAACGGCTTCAACGGCAGGAATGGCAACGGAGCCAACGGCAACGGCAGAAAGAATGGCAACGGTGCCAATGGCAACGGAGTAAACGGTAGTGGAAGCAACGGTTATGGCTCTAACGGTAACGGAATCGCTGGCAACGGCAACGGTAGCGGTTCCAATGGCAACGGTTTTAATGGCAACGGAAGCAACGGCAACGGCGTGAGCAACGGCAATGGAAACGGATCCCCCGTTGCTCCTTCCACCTCCTACGGCGCTCCCTTCTGA
- the LOC138862431 gene encoding pupal cuticle protein 36-like: MRAFVLFAVAVGIAAADLPSTSYGVPNGGAGASNGASGSGFGASGNGFGASGNGFGASGSGFGASGSGLGASGSGLGASGNGLGASGNGFGAASNGFGGPSNGYGYGQDDEVAALAESIPGGGVPGEDYPILASVPDTGFSCDAQAVQGYYADTAAEAGCQVFHICQDRALRRQQDSFLCPNGTIFNQQYLVCDWWFNVDCSQAESFYSVNELIGVVPDAGYAYGAAVNGNGNGFNGRNGNGANGNGRKNGNGANGNGVSGSGSNGYGSNGNGIAGNGSGSNGNGVNGNGSNGNGVSNGNGNGSPVAPSTSYGAPF, translated from the exons ATGAGGGCTTTTGTTCTGTTCG caGTGGCTGTCGGCATCGCCGCCGCAGACCTTCCTTCCACCAGCTACGGCGTCCCCAACGGAGGAGCTGGAGCTTCCAACGGAGCTTCGGGTAGCGGATTCGGAGCCTCAGGTAACGGATTCGGAGCCTCAGGTAACGGATTCGGAGCCTCAGGTAGCGGATTCGGAGCCTCAGGTAGCGGATTAGGAGCCTCAGGTAGCGGATTAGGAGCCTCGGGTAACGGATTAGGAGCCTCGGGTAACGGATTCGGAGCCGCTAGCAACGGATTCGGAGGACCAAGCAACGGCTATGGCTACGGACAGGACGACGAAGTAGCGGCTCTGGCCGAGAGCATTCCCGGGGGCGGCGTCCCCGGCGAGGACTACCCCATCTTGGCTTCCGTGCCCGACACCGGCTTCTCCTGCGATGCCCAGGCGGTGCAAGGTTATTACGCCGACACTGCAGCTGAAGCCGGCTGCCAGGTGTTCCATATCTGCCAGGACCGCGCCCTCAGGCGCCAACAGGACTCCTTCCTGTGCCCCAACGGTACCATCTTCAACCAGCAGTACCTGGTATGTGACTGGTGGTTCAACGTGGACTGTTCTCAAGCTGAGAGCTTCTACTCCGTCAACGAGCTCATCGGAGTCGTTCCCGACGCCGGATACGCCTATGGCGCTGCCGTTAATGGCAACGGCAACGGCTTCAACGGCAGGAATGGAAACGGAGCCAACGGCAACGGCAGAAAGAATGGAAACGGTGCCAATGGCAACGGAGTAAGCGGTAGTGGAAGCAACGGTTATGGCTCTAACGGTAACGGAATCGCTGGCAACGGTAGCGGTTCCAATGGCAACGGTGTTAATGGCAACGGAAGCAACGGCAACGGCGTGAGCAACGGTAATGGAAACGGATCCCCCGTTGCTCCTTCCACCTCCTACGGCGCTCCCTTCTGA
- the LOC138862433 gene encoding pupal cuticle protein 36-like has translation MRVLVLCVAVGIAAADLPSTSYGVPNGGAGASNGASGSGFGASGSGFGASGSGFGSASNGFGASGNGFGASGNGFGGSSNGYGYGQDDEVAALAESIPGGGVPGEDYPIMASVPDTGFSCDAQAVQGYYADTAAEAGCQVFHICQDRALRRQQDSFLCPNGTIFNQQYLVCDWWFNVDCSQAESFYSVNELIGVVPDAGYAYGAAVNGNGNGFNGRNGNGANGNGRKNGNGANGNGVNGNGSNGYGSNGNGIVGNGNGSGSNGNGVNGNGSNGNGVSNGNGNGSPVAPSTSYGAPF, from the exons ATGAGGGTTCTTGTCCTGTGCG TGGCTGTCGGTATCGCCGCCGCAGACCTTCCTTCCACCAGCTACGGCGTCCCCAACGGAGGAGCTGGAGCTTCCAACGGAGCTTCGGGTAGCGGATTCGGAGCCTCAGGTAGCGGATTCGGAGCCTCGGGTAGTGGATTCGGATCCGCCAGCAACGGATTCGGAGCCTCAGGTAACGGATTTGGAGCCTCGGGTAACGGATTCGGAGGATCAAGCAACGGCTATGGCTACGGACAGGACGACGAAGTAGCGGCTCTGGCCGAGAGCATTCCCGGGGGCGGCGTCCCCGGCGAGGACTACCCCATCATGGCTTCCGTGCCCGACACCGGATTCTCCTGCGATGCCCAGGCGGTGCAAGGTTATTACGCCGACACTGCAGCTGAAGCCGGCTGCCAGGTGTTCCATATCTGCCAGGACCGCGCCCTCAGGCGCCAACAGGACTCCTTCCTGTGCCCCAACGGTACCATCTTCAACCAGCAGTACCTGGTATGTGACTGGTGGTTCAACGTGGACTGTTCTCAAGCTGAGAGCTTCTACTCCGTCAACGAGCTCATCGGAGTCGTTCCCGACGCCGGATACGCCTATGGCGCTGCCGTTAATGGCAACGGCAACGGCTTCAACGGCAGGAATGGAAACGGAGCCAACGGCAACGGCAGAAAGAATGGCAACGGAGCCAATGGCAACGGAGTAAACGGTAATGGAAGCAACGGTTATGGCTCTAACGGTAACGGAATCGTTGGCAACGGCAACGGTAGCGGTTCCAATGGCAACGGTGTTAATGGCAACGGAAGCAACGGCAACGGCGTGAGCAACGGTAATGGAAACGGATCCCCCGTTGCTCCTTCCACCTCCTATGGCGCTCCCTTCTGA
- the LOC138862432 gene encoding pupal cuticle protein 36-like isoform X3 has translation MRLLVLTAALLGIAFADKLPAYSYGVPGEGAEAANGASGSGFGAPGNGFGAAGNGFGGSSNGYGYGQDDEIAALAESIPGGGVPGEDYPILASVPDTGFSCDAQAVQGYYADTAAEAGCQVFHICQDRALRRQQDSFLCPNGTIFNQQYLVCDWWFNVDCSQAESFYSVNELIGVVPDAGYAYGAAVNGNGANGNGVNGSGSNGYGSNGNGIAGNGNGSGSNVNGINGNGSNGSDSNGNGISGNGNGSSSNGVSNGNGNGSPVAPSTAYGAPF, from the exons ATGAGGCTTCTTGTCCTGACCG CAGCTCTTTTGGGCATCGCCTTCGCGGACAAACTTCCTGCCTACAGTTACGGTGTTCCCGGCGAAGGAGCTGAGGCTGCTAATGGAGCCTCGGGTAGCGGATTCGGAGCCCCAG GTAACGGATTCGGAGCCGCCGGCAACGGATTCGGAGGATCAAGCAACGGCTATGGCTACGGACAGGACGACGAAATAGCGGCTCTGGCCGAGAGCATTCCCGGGGGCGGCGTCCCCGGCGAGGACTACCCCATCTTGGCTTCCGTGCCCGACACCGGCTTCTCCTGCGATGCCCAGGCGGTGCAAGGTTATTACGCCGACACTGCAGCTGAAGCCGGCTGCCAGGTGTTCCATATCTGCCAGGACCGCGCCCTCAGGCGCCAACAGGACTCCTTCCTGTGCCCCAACGGTACCATCTTCAACCAGCAGTACCTGGTATGTGACTGGTGGTTCAACGTGGACTGTTCTCAAGCTGAGAGCTTCTACTCCGTCAACGAGCTCATCGGAGTCGTTCCCGACGCCGGATACGCCTATGGCGCTGCCGTTAATGGCAACGGTGCCAATGGCAACGGAGTAAACGGTAGTGGAAGCAACGGTTATGGCTCTAACGGTAATGGAATCGCTGGCAACGGAAACGGTAGCGGTTCCAATGTTAACGGTATCAATGGCAACGGAAGTAATGGAAGTGACTCTAATGGTAACGGAATCAGTGGCAACGGTAACGGTAGTAGTTCCAACGGCGTGAGCAACGGTAATGGAAACGGATCCCCCGTTGCTCCTTCCACCGCCTACGGCGCTCCCTTCTGA
- the LOC138862432 gene encoding uncharacterized protein isoform X2, with protein MRLLVLTALLGIAFADKLPAYSYGVPGEGAEAANGASGSGFGAPGNGFGASGNGFGASGNGFGAASNGFGASGNGFGAAGNGFGGSSNGYGYGQDDEIAALAESIPGGGVPGEDYPILASVPDTGFSCDAQAVQGYYADTAAEAGCQVFHICQDRALRRQQDSFLCPNGTIFNQQYLVCDWWFNVDCSQAESFYSVNELIGVVPDAGYAYGAAVNGNGANGNGVNGSGSNGYGSNGNGIAGNGNGSGSNVNGINGNGSNGSDSNGNGISGNGNGSSSNGVSNGNGNGSPVAPSTAYGAPF; from the exons ATGAGGCTTCTTGTCCTGACCG CTCTTTTGGGCATCGCCTTCGCGGACAAACTTCCTGCCTACAGTTACGGTGTTCCCGGCGAAGGAGCTGAGGCTGCTAATGGAGCCTCGGGTAGCGGATTCGGAGCCCCAGGTAACGGATTTGGAGCCTCAGGTAACGGATTCGGAGCCTCAGGTAACGGATTCGGAGCCGCCAGCAACGGATTCGGAGCCTCAGGTAACGGATTCGGAGCCGCCGGCAACGGATTCGGAGGATCAAGCAACGGCTATGGCTACGGACAGGACGACGAAATAGCGGCTCTGGCCGAGAGCATTCCCGGGGGCGGCGTCCCCGGCGAGGACTACCCCATCTTGGCTTCCGTGCCCGACACCGGCTTCTCCTGCGATGCCCAGGCGGTGCAAGGTTATTACGCCGACACTGCAGCTGAAGCCGGCTGCCAGGTGTTCCATATCTGCCAGGACCGCGCCCTCAGGCGCCAACAGGACTCCTTCCTGTGCCCCAACGGTACCATCTTCAACCAGCAGTACCTGGTATGTGACTGGTGGTTCAACGTGGACTGTTCTCAAGCTGAGAGCTTCTACTCCGTCAACGAGCTCATCGGAGTCGTTCCCGACGCCGGATACGCCTATGGCGCTGCCGTTAATGGCAACGGTGCCAATGGCAACGGAGTAAACGGTAGTGGAAGCAACGGTTATGGCTCTAACGGTAATGGAATCGCTGGCAACGGAAACGGTAGCGGTTCCAATGTTAACGGTATCAATGGCAACGGAAGTAATGGAAGTGACTCTAATGGTAACGGAATCAGTGGCAACGGTAACGGTAGTAGTTCCAACGGCGTGAGCAACGGTAATGGAAACGGATCCCCCGTTGCTCCTTCCACCGCCTACGGCGCTCCCTTCTGA
- the LOC138862432 gene encoding uncharacterized protein isoform X1 — protein MRLLVLTAALLGIAFADKLPAYSYGVPGEGAEAANGASGSGFGAPGNGFGASGNGFGASGNGFGAASNGFGASGNGFGAAGNGFGGSSNGYGYGQDDEIAALAESIPGGGVPGEDYPILASVPDTGFSCDAQAVQGYYADTAAEAGCQVFHICQDRALRRQQDSFLCPNGTIFNQQYLVCDWWFNVDCSQAESFYSVNELIGVVPDAGYAYGAAVNGNGANGNGVNGSGSNGYGSNGNGIAGNGNGSGSNVNGINGNGSNGSDSNGNGISGNGNGSSSNGVSNGNGNGSPVAPSTAYGAPF, from the exons ATGAGGCTTCTTGTCCTGACCG CAGCTCTTTTGGGCATCGCCTTCGCGGACAAACTTCCTGCCTACAGTTACGGTGTTCCCGGCGAAGGAGCTGAGGCTGCTAATGGAGCCTCGGGTAGCGGATTCGGAGCCCCAGGTAACGGATTTGGAGCCTCAGGTAACGGATTCGGAGCCTCAGGTAACGGATTCGGAGCCGCCAGCAACGGATTCGGAGCCTCAGGTAACGGATTCGGAGCCGCCGGCAACGGATTCGGAGGATCAAGCAACGGCTATGGCTACGGACAGGACGACGAAATAGCGGCTCTGGCCGAGAGCATTCCCGGGGGCGGCGTCCCCGGCGAGGACTACCCCATCTTGGCTTCCGTGCCCGACACCGGCTTCTCCTGCGATGCCCAGGCGGTGCAAGGTTATTACGCCGACACTGCAGCTGAAGCCGGCTGCCAGGTGTTCCATATCTGCCAGGACCGCGCCCTCAGGCGCCAACAGGACTCCTTCCTGTGCCCCAACGGTACCATCTTCAACCAGCAGTACCTGGTATGTGACTGGTGGTTCAACGTGGACTGTTCTCAAGCTGAGAGCTTCTACTCCGTCAACGAGCTCATCGGAGTCGTTCCCGACGCCGGATACGCCTATGGCGCTGCCGTTAATGGCAACGGTGCCAATGGCAACGGAGTAAACGGTAGTGGAAGCAACGGTTATGGCTCTAACGGTAATGGAATCGCTGGCAACGGAAACGGTAGCGGTTCCAATGTTAACGGTATCAATGGCAACGGAAGTAATGGAAGTGACTCTAATGGTAACGGAATCAGTGGCAACGGTAACGGTAGTAGTTCCAACGGCGTGAGCAACGGTAATGGAAACGGATCCCCCGTTGCTCCTTCCACCGCCTACGGCGCTCCCTTCTGA